In Leopardus geoffroyi isolate Oge1 chromosome D1, O.geoffroyi_Oge1_pat1.0, whole genome shotgun sequence, the genomic stretch acgaatgagtTCCAAAGGGCACAGAGGCTGGGACTTGAACCTAGTCTGGCTCCAGGGTGCATGATGTCGGCCTGTGCCGTGCTGGCTCTCTATCTTGAAAGCTCCAGATAGGGCCTGGTGTAAACTAAGCAGTCTGCAGACAGAGGGAGCCCCAGCCAAACCGACCCCTGTTCCTCGTAGACGTGATGCTTCGAATTCCCAGGGGATTTCCAGCCCCGGGCAAtcattcatctgttttctgtctctataaatttgccattcctggacatttcctataaatggaacgATACAGCATGTgtgcgtctggcttctttcgtCTGGCATAAtggtttcctttttatggccaaacaGTATCCCGTCGTGTGGGCATcccgcattttgtttatccattcaccagtcactGGACACGATGGGGTGGTTTCCACGTTCCGGCTGTTGCGAATCGTGTTGCTCTGAACGTTTGCGTGCGCTTCCTGGGACTGACTCTGAAGCAGAAGGTGAGCCAGGTTGGTAAcctccctcctcttttctcccctctgggGTTTCGCAGAACCAGGCAGTGGGCAGGTGTTTGTGACCTCAGAGAACCAGCTCGTGTACTACCCCAGCATCACCTATGCCATCATCGGCAGCTCTGTCATCTTCGTGCTGGTGGTGGCCCTGCTGGCCCTGGTCCTGCACCACCAGCGGAAGAGGAACAACCTCATGACGCTTCCGGTGCACCGGCTGCAGCATCCCGTGCTGCTCTCCCGCCTGGTGGTCCTGGACCACCCCCACCACTGCAACGTCACCTACAACGTCAACAACGGCATCCAGTACGTGGCCAGCCAGGCCGAGCAGAACGCGTCGGAAGTGGGCTCCCCGCCCTCCTACTCAGAGGCCCTGCTGGACCAAAGGTGCGTGCTGGGTggcagagcctgggggagggaggtcaCCACGGGGAACGCGGGACAGGCGCACACACCTGGGTTCCGGGTGCCTGCCACGAGCCCGCGCTCAGCAGCAGACACGACAGCAGTGTCTGGCCTTTACCGGGTCCTGGCAAGACAGTATCATCTCATAAGCCACTGGGGGAGGTTCATTATTTGCCTTAGTTTTACAGACGAGCACACGGAGGCTCTGGGATGGTAAGTTACTTGTCCGAGGACATAGACCTAGTATCCTGGCCAACTCAGCCACACCGATACATGTTCAGACCATGGGGCCTCACCCGCTACTCCAGAATAGCGGCCAGTGGCCATATTAGAGGTGGTTCGTACTGTTGAACCAATGAACgaacggatgaatgaatgaatgaatgaatgaatgaatgaacgaatgaatgagttcCTTGCTtgccttcatttataaaatgaaaggagTAGAGTAGAGCACTCTCaagctttttaaaacaacagGACCCTCATTTCAAATGGAGTTGGACTAGAAAGCCCAACAGAGAAAGCCAAAAAGCAGAATTCTGTATGGAAGCAGGTGGTaggcctccccaccctcccctcccttcttggGTGACCTCCAGGGTGTCCCCAAGAACCCATTTGGGAAGTTCACTTTGGCTCTCAGAGTCAAAGAAAGAAGAGTGCTCTCTTCCTCTGAGCCCAAGACTTACCGGGTGTGGCGAGAGGCCTTTTCAAGCTCTTGTGCCCGGGCTGACTGGGCTCCTCTCGGACCCGCTCCAGTGGCAGCtctcatattttttaaactttgtttctccttctcATAAAAGATAAACGTCACTTGAGCGGGCTGTGCTTAAGGACGTCGCTGCAAATAAGCGTCCGAGCCCAGGACCTCACTCACCACTCATAACCTCTTTATTTGGACCCTCCAACGCAGAGTAAAGTTTAAATTGCAGAGTCTGGAGTCGGAACACCTGGGTTTCAATCCCAGAACTGCTGCTTACTAGTTATTTGTGGTCCTCTGCAAGTCACTTAATGcccccttgcctcagtttcctccccagtACAATGGCCTGCCCTTAGTGCGCTTGTGAGCACTAAATAAGGTAATGAAGGTAAGGCAGGGGGGCACGGTGTCTGACTCCCAGTGAGCACTGCAAAATAGACTCTTCCCTTAAGTTACCGCCCTGCAAGCTAGGTGTCATTATTACCCCTTCTGCAGAGCACCGAGCCATTGAGAAGATACCCTCTCGCCCAAGTCCGTATCGCCAGTTCTTGACTTTCATTAAGAACCTCAAATTCTGTGGACCGTCAGAGGTTCAGTCCTGGACCGCAGGGCCCCTCGCTGGTGGAGCCAAGTGTCCCCGCCAGGCTGCCCAGGACAAGGCAAGGGGATGCTTGGCATCCTCGACCCGGGGCCACCCAGAGGATGTGGCTTGGACACCTGCCCATGCAGCACGAGCCAGCCAGAGCACACTGACCTTTGTCCGTTCCCTTGGTCTTGTCGCAGACCAGGGGTCCTCCCAGAGCCCAGAGAGCCGCCCCACCTGGGGGACACATCAGCATCCCACAGACCGGGGCGGAAGGTGGGGCGACCGCCTTGCCTTGGCTCCTGATATGTCgtcctccctcccctgtcccctgcctctcccGCCCCATCCTGCCTTCTTCTTTGCAGACCCGCGTGGTACGACCTTCCTCCGCCACCCTACTCCTCCGACACTGAGTCTCTGAACCAAGCGGACCTGCCCCCTTACCGCTCGCGCTCCGGGAGTGCCGACAGCGCCAGCTCCCAGGCGGCCAGCAGCCTCCTGAGCGCAGCAGACAGCGGCCACGGCCCGGGGCAGCCCGGCCCCCCGGAGAGCGCCACGGGGCCCAGGGACTCCGCGCCCAGCCAGGGCACCGCAGAAGTATAAATCTGGCGCTTCCAAAGTCCATGTGGGTTAATCTGCTCTGACTTGGTACCATCCTAACAACTCAGCTCATGGGGAGCTCCTCAGGGTGCCTCGAGGAGGGATTTCGGGTGTCAGcggtctctctgtccccttcctaccccctccccccaccccaccccagatttCAGGGATGTTCTTTAGAAGGAGACCTGGTGTTTTTCTGGCCTCGCGGGCGACACGATGTGTTGTGCCATCTTTTGTGGGAGGTCACTTGTCCTGCGGGGCCCAGGAGCGTGAGCTCACTTGCCACGTCATTGTGTCATTGTTGGAATGTTGCGGACAAGGCAACATAAGTTTGCAGGCGGCCGGATAAAGCGGTATTTGAGGAGTCCTGGGGAACGCAGCGCTCCTGTGCCGTGTTGGATGTCCAGAAGGGCGGGAGACACCAGCCCGAGTTCCCCGTGGCTGCTACCATATGGCTCCGTGGGAGGTTTGGGTCGGATGATCCTCCAGGAGGCCGTCGTGGATGGCTGCCCTGGGAAGAATCCAGGTGAGCACCAAAGCCTGTCTCACACTCTCCTGCGCGCCGCCCTAGGTTCGGCCGAGGCCGAGGCCAGAGGAAACAGCCATGAGTTACACCCTTCTGCAATCACCAGTGGCCTTTTGGTTCTCCGAGTGACTCTGAACCATTTACTTGATAGATTCAGGCTTTAAAACCTTCCCCAAGAATCCTcgtgttgagggtttttgtctgCAACGTCTGTCATCAGCCTCATCCCGGAACGGGCAGGGGGCCTCTGCCGTGAGTTCGTCCGAGTTCCCAGCTCTTCAAATGCAAGCTGCCGAGAGCCTGGGCCTGCTGAGGGCCACAGCCCTTCTCTGGCTTCTGGACCGTCCCCTTCCTGGCTGTGACCTTCCCGGAGCCAAGGGCTGAGGACCCCAACTTGAATTGGCCAAAAATCTGATCTGGTCCTCCGTCCCTGTAAATCACGCCCATCTGTGCCCATCCATGCAACTTTCAACACTAGCTTCCGACGTCACCTTAACACCCAGAAGTCATCTTACCTGTGCGTTTGGACTTGAGGACACTGTGGTTGATGACACACGTGAGAATGTTCAGGACCTCCCACCAGAGCTCCTGGGTCCCTGTGTTGCACACACTCCCCTTCCCAAGGCCCAGATACCAGCGTCCTGATTTAGGATTAGGGCTAGGGTTAGAGTCAGGGTCAGGCTTCTTCTGACTTGCCATAGTTTCTCCTCTAAAAGACATGGACGGTAGATAATTTGGAGTCAAGATTTGCCATTcggactttttttgttgttttttaatctcttagaAATGCATTTGAAacagtgtgtttgttttttcccttctagtTAAGGgattatttatatgtgtataggAAAGctgtctctttgttttcttttgtttttcctttagtgAGGTccaaagaaagatacaaaaaggAGATCACACCTTTGTCCCGCTGAGCCCTGACACCGGGTCACTGCAGACTGACCTGTGTGCCTGGCGTTCGTGCATTGTTGCACTTTGAGTTATTATTTATCAAGTTCTTGAAGGTTGCAGAAGGAGGGATGTCTTTCTCCCTCAGTTCAGAGTCTCTGTTGTTTCTGctagtgtttctctttctctgtgcccagcTAGCTGCAGGGCCCACTCCCTGGAGATATAGTGGGTAGAAATGTAGGCGTTATTTGGCAAGAAACCACCCTGATGGGGCACAAAACTGGAACCAGGCGGAACCACTCCAGGCAGCGCTCACCCATTCAGGACTTCTTCCCGCAGCGGAAGAAATTTTCTGTAACCTCTTTGATGCTAATTTAAATGGAGCCTGCAGGAGTGGGGGACGAAGTAGCATTTAGTGATCCTGTTCTGTGgacttttttgggttttttttttttttaaccatatccAAAATATGTTACAGGAAAGCTAGCGACttggtgatttctttctttctaagttaAAGAAAAGGAGGCTAGTCgtttctgtctttcattttttaaataacacttgaGTTATTTTCCAAGTACTCTGATAAAGAAAGAACTTAATGATGGTAGCCAGAGTGTGGTAGGAACTCTGGCTGAACATTTCATCTCCTGTGAGTCAGAATGGctttatttcttctccctttgaTGGGCCCATGCTCCTTTCTGGTATTTTGGAAGTTGTTTAGAAGAAAGgattctaattttaattaattgtGCAGTGAATTAATCTCACTCGCTTTTCTGCTTCCAGGCATcttaggaaaaacaaatggtcTTAGTAGATAAGAAAACCTattaatgttgttgtttttttaaataaacacagggacatttttattatagatttgatttttttaatgaatctttttaaaaatatataaatagggcACCAAAGCTACAGgggtttttcctgtttttcccccTACTCAAAATGGCAAATAAGTGGCCAGCAATATTTTTTAACTCCTTT encodes the following:
- the LDLRAD3 gene encoding low-density lipoprotein receptor class A domain-containing protein 3 isoform X4; this encodes MGLEWGQNSLRAVSPAKAKSKCGPTFFPCASGIHCIIGRFQCNGFEDCPDGSDEENCTANPLLCSTARYHCKNGLCIDKSFICDGQNNCQDNSDEESCESSQEPGSGQVFVTSENQLVYYPSITYAIIGSSVIFVLVVALLALVLHHQRKRNNLMTLPVHRLQHPVLLSRLVVLDHPHHCNVTYNVNNGIQYVASQAEQNASEVGSPPSYSEALLDQRPAWYDLPPPPYSSDTESLNQADLPPYRSRSGSADSASSQAASSLLSAADSGHGPGQPGPPESATGPRDSAPSQGTAEV
- the LDLRAD3 gene encoding low-density lipoprotein receptor class A domain-containing protein 3 isoform X1 gives rise to the protein MWLLGPLCLLLSSAAESQLLPGNNFTNECNIPGNFMCSNGRCIPGAWQCDGLPDCFDKSDEKECPKAKSKCGPTFFPCASGIHCIIGRFQCNGFEDCPDGSDEENCTANPLLCSTARYHCKNGLCIDKSFICDGQNNCQDNSDEESCESSQEPGSGQVFVTSENQLVYYPSITYAIIGSSVIFVLVVALLALVLHHQRKRNNLMTLPVHRLQHPVLLSRLVVLDHPHHCNVTYNVNNGIQYVASQAEQNASEVGSPPSYSEALLDQRPAWYDLPPPPYSSDTESLNQADLPPYRSRSGSADSASSQAASSLLSAADSGHGPGQPGPPESATGPRDSAPSQGTAEV
- the LDLRAD3 gene encoding low-density lipoprotein receptor class A domain-containing protein 3 isoform X3; the encoded protein is MCSNGRCIPGAWQCDGLPDCFDKSDEKECPKAKSKCGPTFFPCASGIHCIIGRFQCNGFEDCPDGSDEENCTANPLLCSTARYHCKNGLCIDKSFICDGQNNCQDNSDEESCESSQEPGSGQVFVTSENQLVYYPSITYAIIGSSVIFVLVVALLALVLHHQRKRNNLMTLPVHRLQHPVLLSRLVVLDHPHHCNVTYNVNNGIQYVASQAEQNASEVGSPPSYSEALLDQRPAWYDLPPPPYSSDTESLNQADLPPYRSRSGSADSASSQAASSLLSAADSGHGPGQPGPPESATGPRDSAPSQGTAEV
- the LDLRAD3 gene encoding low-density lipoprotein receptor class A domain-containing protein 3 isoform X5, yielding MWLLGPLCLLLSSAAAKAKSKCGPTFFPCASGIHCIIGRFQCNGFEDCPDGSDEENCTANPLLCSTARYHCKNGLCIDKSFICDGQNNCQDNSDEESCESSQEPGSGQVFVTSENQLVYYPSITYAIIGSSVIFVLVVALLALVLHHQRKRNNLMTLPVHRLQHPVLLSRLVVLDHPHHCNVTYNVNNGIQYVASQAEQNASEVGSPPSYSEALLDQRPAWYDLPPPPYSSDTESLNQADLPPYRSRSGSADSASSQAASSLLSAADSGHGPGQPGPPESATGPRDSAPSQGTAEV
- the LDLRAD3 gene encoding low-density lipoprotein receptor class A domain-containing protein 3 isoform X2 — protein: MNFECFLSTLRAGSVYHPLCLPIHCFVQHVLIEPCWCRGRVNTAGLASPLRKDAKAKSKCGPTFFPCASGIHCIIGRFQCNGFEDCPDGSDEENCTANPLLCSTARYHCKNGLCIDKSFICDGQNNCQDNSDEESCESSQEPGSGQVFVTSENQLVYYPSITYAIIGSSVIFVLVVALLALVLHHQRKRNNLMTLPVHRLQHPVLLSRLVVLDHPHHCNVTYNVNNGIQYVASQAEQNASEVGSPPSYSEALLDQRPAWYDLPPPPYSSDTESLNQADLPPYRSRSGSADSASSQAASSLLSAADSGHGPGQPGPPESATGPRDSAPSQGTAEV